TAGCGAGAGAGACGGTCCATGCTGATGCGGGTGTTTCGCAATCAGGCACTCTGATTTGCGTGCTTGCCGACGAGCTCAGAGAAGCAATTTACGCCCTCGCCAAAGACTTCGAAGAATCCACCAACCCCCACTCCGACGAAAACATCCACTAGTTCTCAGAGAACTTGTGAAAGTTTAATTCACTTTAATCCATTTTTTCTTTCCGGAATGGAAACTTTTCTCTACACCTCTCGATGAGTAGGTGTATGTCATATCATCCGCGTATTGAATCGAAACAACTGGCGTCATTTCTCACCACGAGAAGTCGAAATAGCGAGCTCTGGTTTGTGAATAATGCACAACTAGAGCTCGCCATTCTCGGCTATGCAGCAAAATATGCAGAGCGATACGGTGTAAAGCTCTATGCACTTGCTATTGAGGGTAACCACATCCATTCTCCTGCTCTCTTCCCAGAAGCGAACAGAGCTGATTTTATGAGAGATTTCAACTCAAGTGTTGCAAGAGCCGTTTCAAGATTTTCACCAGAATTTCCGGGAGGAACCTTTTGGGCTAGGCGCTACTCACAAGAGTTCCTGCCTGAGAACGAGGATATAGAGGAGTATTTCTTCTATACGGTCCTACAACCGGTTCAAGATGGATTAGTAGAGAAAATCTCTGACTATCCCGGGTATAACTGCTTTCACGACGCCGTACATGGCATCAAGAGAAAATTTAAGGTTACGAATTGGGCTAAGTATAACTCAGCTAAGCGCTTCAATCCCTCAGTCTCGATAAAAGATTTCATCCATGTGATACACCTTGAATATGAGAGATTGCCTGGCTACGAAGAACTTTCTCAGAAAGAGTATTCTGTACTTATGCATGAAAAGCTAGAAAAACGTCGAGTTGAGATTGTACGTAAAAGAAAACTGAATGGTCTCGGATTCGCTGGCAAAGAGGCGCTCCTTAAAATTCCTGCTGGAGCTCTTCCGGTACGTTCTAAAAAAGGTGACAGTACATCACACCGACCAAGAGTGCTATGCGTGTGCCAAAAGAAACGAGCCAAGTGGTACGAGTGGTACTTTCAGAAGTACTTTCTCTACAAAGAGGCTTCACGAAAACATAGGGATGGTGAACTTCATGTATCTTTTCCTCCTGGCACATATCCTCCACCTAGCCATCGACTTCCACCCGAAACTATTCACCTTATCGCATAGCGAGATCGGTAGCCGCCATTCCTAAGCCAGCTAATCCTCAGCGTCGAGTGCTGATTTAAAAATGCTATTTGGAATCAGCCAATCACCTCCTATTTCCTCTGTAAAACTGGGCAAATCGTCAAACGCATTCTATTCACTATCAGCCCTACGCAATCTTATTAGAAAACTCTTTATCAACTTCCCATCACAGCAAATCTTTTCAAACTCATTTACTCACCGCACACCGATTCTCTGAGAATATTTCGTATTTTTAGAAGTTTTCCTCCGTTGTTTTGAATTGAATCATCAGGAAATTACGGAAAAAGTGGAGCAACTTCATAAATAACGGAGATATGTTTGTACGTTGAAGAAGTTCCCTGGAGAAACAAAAGTATGGGTAAAGTAGCAACCGCCCTAAAGTTACAACCGAGCGCCAACATAACAGACGCTAACGCCCTATCCACCCGTAACACCCTAGAGCTCGTCATCATACCCAGCGCTACCTCCTCTACTCAACCTCTTACCCCGGCACAAAAAAGTGACCTCATACTACCGCTGGTAATCGCTCTAATCCTTATTCAACTCCTAGACGGGATACTCACCGGTATCGGCGTCACACAACATGGAATTCATCTTGAAGCAAACCCTATCCTTAGATATGCCATGCAGCAGATCGGGCCACTCTGGACGCTAGTAGTCGCAAAAGGACTCGCCATTCTCATTATCTGTGCACTAGGCAAGCTGGCTACCAGCGTAAAATGGCTCCCGCCCATCATGTTGGCAGTTGCCGGTATTTACCTGGCTGCAGCCATTATTCCGTGGACCATCATCCTCTCCTTTAACACAATATAAGCCCTTTCACTTTTTCCCCTCTTAGCACTCTCCGAGACTAGACGCTCCATAATCTCCCAGTCTATACTTACCCTCATGCATGTAACGAAATGGGGTGAATACGGAATTCTCTGCAGTCTCTTTCTCGCCTCTCGTTCTGAGAGTAGCGATAGCATATCAGCTACTGAAATAGCTGAGTCTCAAGCCATACCACTGCAATATACCCATCAAATTCTGCTACGACTCCGCCGGGGAGGTATCATAACTAGCGAACGGGGACCAAAAGGAGGCTTCCATCTCAGTCATGCTCCCGAAGAGATTAACTTGAAACAGATACTAGAAGCATCCGAAGGAGATACCTTCGAGATTATCTGCGACTCCAAACCACCATACGGGGAACTCTGCGGGAAAGAGCATCACTGTGCTCTTAGTGGCCTCTGGCATGAACTGAAGATTGCAATCGATAACGTCCTAGAGAGCAAAACACTGGCTGAACTCTTAAAAGAACATGAATTCTTTCCCGAAGACGCAATTTCAGCACTCGTCTCCATAAAATCGCGCCCTAAACCCACCTCTCTCTCCTAGAGTATAAACGATTCGGACTCCTTACTTTAGAAACAACTTCACCTTCGACTGATCATATTCGTGGTTCGAAGCATAAGAAAAGTGCCTGTGACGTCCTTATGTGCCTTCCTCCAGCACAATTTGCAATTCAAATAACTGCTCTCCGCGACGAACAATCACGCTACTCTTTCCATCTTGCAATACCGCAGATGGATACAACCCAAGAAGCTCTGGTTGTACGAGTGCTCTATCATTTATCCCGAGAAGGATATCGCCATTTTTGAGTCCCAATAGCACCAGCGGCCCGTCCTTCTGGAGTTCAAAAATCCGGTGCTCTGGAAAGACAATTCTAGAATTTCTACGAAAAACAGGAACTACTCGAGGACCACTACTTTTAGCAGAACGTTGAACCGCTGACTCTAGCGCCATTCTCGCTACTGGCTTAACTAAGACAGTAGGAATCTCATTCAGCATCTCTAACACTGACCTGTCTTTGAAACGATTCTTCTCTACATCTTGATTGTCAAACCGACTCAACAACGAGCATCCACCTAGAACCACAAGGCAACTGGCCACGAAAAGAGTTCTCTTTATCATCTCACACGTCCCTTCTTTTTGATGCACAGATACACCCCAATTTAAAGTTCATACTCCCAGATTTCTTCCGTTAATCTCTTCAACTCAAGACGAGCTTGCACCATATCAGTATTCTTCTGACTCTCTTGACCCTGAAAGATCGCTTCCACCTCTTGTTCAGACTTATCCCTATCCTTGTTTGATATCCAGAACTGAAAACCCCCTTCATCAATGGCTTCCTCAAAGTCGATGAGCTCGCGCTTCATAGTCTCAAGCCTTCTCAACAATTCTTCATCGGAAACACCACCACGTAACTTCACTCTTTCAATTAGGGTTGATATAGAAGGAGGCAACACCAGTATTCCCTTAAATTGAGAGGGAAATTTATGAAAGAACGTCATAGCGCCGCGCACATCAACGTCTAGTAAGACATGCCTGTTTTCTTCAGTAACTCTTCTAATCCATTGCTGGGGTGTTCCATATAAATGACCATGCGTTTCTTCCCATTCAAAGAACTCCCCACTATCTACACGCTCCATAAACTGTTGTCTTGTAAGAAAAAAGTAATGCTCTCCATCAACTTCTTTTGGCCTCGGATCTCTTGAAGTTGCAGATATAGCAAGAAGAAGCTCTTCGCCATGCCGCTCTAAAAGCCTACGGCTCAGAAAACTCTTACCAGCCGCAACGGGCCCTACAAAGCAGAAAAAATAACCGACTGTCACAGCGAGGAAGCTCCTTTTACGTTAACCTCATTAGGCACTATCATAATCTGCACAAATGCATCTACGCTCCTACTCAAGATTCTGTACCTGCTCTTTAATCCTTTCAATTTCCGACTTGATTTCAATCGTGAAGCTTTGTGCATCCGCATCTTGAATCTTTGAAGCAATTGTATTTGTCTCCCGCAAACATTCCTGAAGAAGAAAATCGAGTTTCTTGCCACAGAGAGCCTCCATAAGAACAGAATCGAATCGACCTAAATGTGCCCGTAGGCGCACAATCTCCTCTTCGACATCAATTTTTTCCATGAGCAGTGCAACCTCTGCGACGATTCTCTCTGCAGTCAAACTCTCTTCCTTGAGAAACTCCTTAAATTTTTCAGCCATCTCAGCCTCTCGCTGTGCA
Above is a window of bacterium DNA encoding:
- a CDS encoding guanylate kinase, with the protein product MTVGYFFCFVGPVAAGKSFLSRRLLERHGEELLLAISATSRDPRPKEVDGEHYFFLTRQQFMERVDSGEFFEWEETHGHLYGTPQQWIRRVTEENRHVLLDVDVRGAMTFFHKFPSQFKGILVLPPSISTLIERVKLRGGVSDEELLRRLETMKRELIDFEEAIDEGGFQFWISNKDRDKSEQEVEAIFQGQESQKNTDMVQARLELKRLTEEIWEYEL
- a CDS encoding Rrf2 family transcriptional regulator, producing MHVTKWGEYGILCSLFLASRSESSDSISATEIAESQAIPLQYTHQILLRLRRGGIITSERGPKGGFHLSHAPEEINLKQILEASEGDTFEIICDSKPPYGELCGKEHHCALSGLWHELKIAIDNVLESKTLAELLKEHEFFPEDAISALVSIKSRPKPTSLS